The stretch of DNA TTGCTCATGAAGAAAACCAGAGCGAATATTATCTGATGGTCTTATTATTCATCGGTTCAATGATGGGTCTGGTATATTCAGCAAATTTGATATTTATGTATCTTTTCTGGGAGATCACCGCGATCTGTTCCTGGCGCCTTGTTGGATTTTATCGTGATAAGATTCATATATTAAGAGCAGATAAGACATTTTTAGTCACATTTGGTGGCGCAGTAATTATGCTCTTTGGATTTATCCAGATCTATAACCAGACCCAGAGTTTCAATATAATGGATATGCGGGGCACGCTCGTTCCTGGCTCCGCAGTCTTATTGATTTTATTCGGTATGTTTGCCAAGTCAGCAACTGTGCCGATCCAAACCTGGTTGCCTGATGCGGGTGTTGCACCTTCAACTGTTACTGCATTATTACATGCCGCAGTCCTGGTAAAGATTGGTGTCTATGCCTATGCCAGGATATTTAATTATACATTTGCAATACCTGAGGGCTGGCAGACCGCGATTCCAATCCTTGCGGTGATTTCCAGTCTCGTGGCAGCGGGTGCAGCAACTGTGGAGAACGATCTAAAAAGAATCCTTGCTTATTCTACGGTGAGTCAGATTGGATATATCTTTTTAGGTTTGAGTGTGATGGAGCCGACCGCGGTTACTGGTGCAATTTTATATCTTTTAATGCATGGGCTTGCAAAAGCAGGGCTCTTTTTGTGTGCAGGTATTATTGAACACAATACCCATACCAAGGATATCAGACAACTTGGTGGTCTTATAAAGACTATGCCCATTACTGCAATAGTATTTATCATTTCGGCATTTTCGGTGATTGGTATTCCACCCCTTGGTGGATTCTTTTCAAAGTTTTTAGTGATTTTAGGCACTGTAAAATCTGGTAATCTCTGGCTTGCCGCATTAGCACTCTTTACTGCAGTTATGACCGCATTCTATATGTTCCGGGTATTCAATATGGTCTTCCTTGGTGAGGCAAAGATTCCTGCAAAAGAAGGAACAAATTCAATGCTTTTTGTCGTGATTGTACTTGCGATTCTTTCGCTCCTTGCGGGTATATTTATCGCCTATCCAATGAAACTGGCTGATATAGCCACAACACAGATATTGAGGTTAGGATTATGAATCCACAGATATTATTGACTACAATCTGGCTACCGGTTGTTGTAGCAATTATAGCAATATTAATTCCCAGAACAATCAAGGGTCTGCGGGAGTTTATTGCTATTATTGCCGGTGCAATTTTAGTCTATATTGCCTGGCTCTTATTTGATTACAAAAATCTCGTCTTGACATTGAACTGGGTGGGCTGGCTAAATTTTGATTTGAGATTGTATCATTTCTCATCATTTGCATTATTGTGGATAAACATCTTTGGATTCTTAATCAGTCTATATTCATTTATAAAGATGAAAGAACATCCGAGGGTCGGCGAATACTACTGCTATATCTTTCTCACGATTGCCTTTGCCAATGGTGCGATACTTGCGGATAACTTTTTGGTATTGCTCTTCTTCTGGGAAGGATTGCTCTTGACCCTTTATGGTCTAATAACCCTCGGTAATACAGAAAATACCCAGCGCACTGCAATCAAGGCATTTATCATTAATGGTCTTTGCGACTTCTGTATGATATTCGGCATTGCAATTCTTTGGTATCTCACCGGCAAGGCAAGTCTATCTGAAATTGCCCATGAGCCGGTAAAACCGACCGGACTGTATTTACTCAGTTTTATAATGATGATGATTGGTGCCTTGGGAAAGGGTGGTTCAATGCCATTCCACACCTGGATTCCGGATGCGGCAATTGATGCACCGGTCAGTGTGATGGCATTCTTGCCCGGAGCACTTGAGAAACTTTTGGGTATATTCTTATTAACGAGAATTTCAGTTGAATTATTTGCAATCAAGGGGACGCCGGCTTCAATCATATTAATGATAATTGGTTCCATTACTATCGTCTTTGCAGTGCTAATGGCATTGATACAGAAGGATTATAAAAAATTGCTTTCATTCCATGCGATAAGCCAGTATGGTTATATGGTCTTGGGTATTGGAACTGCATTGCCGATCGGTATCATTGGTGGAATATTCCACATGTTGAATAATGCCATATACAAATCTGGATTGTTTATGGTCGCAGGCGCAGTGGAACATCGGACCGGGACAACCGAAATGAAGAAACTCGGTGGATTAAAACAGGATATGCCCATTACTGCATTGTGTTATTTAATTCTCGCTGCGGCAATATCAGGAATCTGGCCCCTAAACGGTTTTGTATCAAAAGAACTTGTGATACATGGTGCTTATGAAACAGGCTTTGTAATATTTGCTATCGCCGGATGGGTTGGTGCAATATTCACCTTTGTATCATTCTTAAAGGCAGGGCATTCAATATTCTTAGGACCGCGCAACAAAGAATTACCCAAGACAAAAGAGGCAGAATCTCCATTCCTGGTTCCTATGATTATCCTTGCGGTGCTCTGCATTTTATTTGGCGTTTATAATTATCTGCCTTTCAAATATTTCTTTGAACCTTTACTTGAAATGCATCCCGAAGAGATTGCCCATCACTATGATTTTTCTGCCCATGCCCTTGATTTGGTAAATCCGATTGCTGGCGTATCAATTTTTATGCTCCTGATTGGTCTTGTAATACATTTGTATGGCTGGAACAAGGCAGAGAAAAAGGCAGCCTATGCCTCTGAGGTTATCCACAGACTGCCAATTTTAAGCACCCTCTATGAATGGTCAGAGCAAAGGGTTTTTGATATGTATGAACAGGGGATTAAGTTCTTAAAAGGACTTGCCCATATCTTGTATGTGGCGATTGATAGACCGATTGACTACTTCTATGAGAAGACGGTTACTATCACTGGTAATGCATTCACGAAACTACTCCAGTACGCACACAATGGTCACTATGCAAACTACCTTGCCTGGTGTATTGCGGGACTTGTTATAATTGTCTATGTTTTATTATCTTTGATTAAGTGAGGAGTCTGATATGGTATCTCTTTTTATAATCATTCCGTTCGTCCTTGCTGCATTCCTGCCTTTGATTGAGAAAGTTTCAAAAAGATTTCTACCTGATTTATTGACGAATCTGGCAATCCTCTTTCTATTGATTTATTCAATGACCTTTGGCTACCAGGTTGTGGCATCACATTCCGGAATACGCCATTTCCAGTGGTTCAATCAAAATTTAAATATTGTCTTTGCGTTGGATGGTTTCAGTCTATTTATGTTATTTGCTATATATCTCGTCAGTTTTGGTGTAACGCTATTTTCAATTGACTATATGGAACATTATGGTTCAAAAGGGATATTCTATGCTCTATTTATGATTATGGTCGGCGGTATGTCCGGACTTGTCCTTGCTACGGATTTATTTACAATCTATGTCTTCCTTGAGGTTGCTGCGATATCTTCCTATGGACTTGTCGCCTATGGTTTAAAGCATGATGAACTTGAGGCCTCATTCAAGTATCTTGCACTTTCTGCAGTCGCAACCGCATTTCTGCTATTGGGCATTGCTCTAATCTTCAGTATTACCGGAAGTCTGAAACTCGGTGACATTGCAGAAAGATTCTTTAAAGAAGATGCGAAATTTATAATGTATATCTGCACTGGATTCTTCATTTTTGGTTTTGGCTTAAAGGCAGCGCTTGTGCCATTCCATTCCTGGTTACCAGATGCCCATCCCAGTGCACCCGCACCAATATCCGCAATGCTTTCGGGTTTATTAATAAAAGTTTCTGGTGTCTATGCACTGACAAGAATATTCTTGAATGTCTTCGGTTTAACACCCGCAGTATCAACGGTCTTGATGTATCTCGGTATAATCTCTATTTTAGTCGGTGCAGTCCTTGCCCTGGGACAGGATGATATTAAAAGAATGCTTGCCTATTCATCAATCAGCCAGGTCGGTTATATTATCCTTGGATTTGGCGCGGGAACGAGTTTTGCAATAATGGGTGCATTATTCCATATCTTAAACCATGCCCTTGCTAAAGGATTGTTGTTTTTGAATTCAGGTTCGGTTGAGCATTCAACCGGCACCAGGGATTTGAATAAGATGGGTGGTCTTGGTAAGAGGATGCCAATTACTGCGGCGACTACCGTGGTTGGTTCGCTTTCCGTTGCCGGTGTGCCACCACTTAACGGATTCTGGAGCAAGTTATTTATTATTATAGGATTATTACAGGCAAGGGCTTATGGATTTGCATTTGTGGCGGTCCTGGCAAGTATTATTACATTGTGGTATTATATTATTATCCAGCGTCGGGCATTCTTTGGTAAATTGAAAGAAACACTACAAAATGTTAAGGAAGTTCCTTTCTGGATGGCATTGTCAACGCTTTTAATCGCCCTTGTTTGTATCATAATCGGCATTGGCTTCCCCGTGGTTATCTCCAAATGGATTACACCCGCAGTGAATATTCTTGAATATGGTATTAGATATGCAATGCAGTATTTGAGGTTATAGGGGTTTTTATGCAGGAGTTATATTTAATATCACTCTGCGCCCTGGTCTTCTTTTCAATCCTTGCGGTATTGTTAAAAGACCTGCTTAAAGCCGCATTGAGCCTTATGGCAGCAAGTGTATTTCTTGCAGTAGTATTGTTCTTTATGAAGGCGTATTATGCTGGTGTATTTGAAATTTCGGTCGTTGCGGGTTTGATTACTGTCTTATTTGTTTCAACGATTGGCTTGACAAGGGGTGATGATTTTAAAGAAAGTAAACTGCCTGTTTATATCTTTCCGTTGTTCTTCATCTGGTTTATCATTATTGATATTTTGATTATGTATCTGTTATTGAGCAAAATGCCACCGCTAACAAAATGGCTACCAGAATCTGGCAAATTTGGCGATGTCTTATGGCAGAAACGGACATTCGATCTCTTCGCTCAAATTGGTATAATCTTTGCCGGTGTCTTTTCGGTGTTAGCATTATTCAGAAAGAGGGATAAAAATGATTAATTTA from candidate division WOR-3 bacterium encodes:
- a CDS encoding NADH-quinone oxidoreductase subunit L — encoded protein: MNPQILLTTIWLPVVVAIIAILIPRTIKGLREFIAIIAGAILVYIAWLLFDYKNLVLTLNWVGWLNFDLRLYHFSSFALLWINIFGFLISLYSFIKMKEHPRVGEYYCYIFLTIAFANGAILADNFLVLLFFWEGLLLTLYGLITLGNTENTQRTAIKAFIINGLCDFCMIFGIAILWYLTGKASLSEIAHEPVKPTGLYLLSFIMMMIGALGKGGSMPFHTWIPDAAIDAPVSVMAFLPGALEKLLGIFLLTRISVELFAIKGTPASIILMIIGSITIVFAVLMALIQKDYKKLLSFHAISQYGYMVLGIGTALPIGIIGGIFHMLNNAIYKSGLFMVAGAVEHRTGTTEMKKLGGLKQDMPITALCYLILAAAISGIWPLNGFVSKELVIHGAYETGFVIFAIAGWVGAIFTFVSFLKAGHSIFLGPRNKELPKTKEAESPFLVPMIILAVLCILFGVYNYLPFKYFFEPLLEMHPEEIAHHYDFSAHALDLVNPIAGVSIFMLLIGLVIHLYGWNKAEKKAAYASEVIHRLPILSTLYEWSEQRVFDMYEQGIKFLKGLAHILYVAIDRPIDYFYEKTVTITGNAFTKLLQYAHNGHYANYLAWCIAGLVIIVYVLLSLIK
- a CDS encoding NADH-quinone oxidoreductase subunit J, whose amino-acid sequence is MQELYLISLCALVFFSILAVLLKDLLKAALSLMAASVFLAVVLFFMKAYYAGVFEISVVAGLITVLFVSTIGLTRGDDFKESKLPVYIFPLFFIWFIIIDILIMYLLLSKMPPLTKWLPESGKFGDVLWQKRTFDLFAQIGIIFAGVFSVLALFRKRDKND
- a CDS encoding NADH-quinone oxidoreductase subunit M — translated: MVSLFIIIPFVLAAFLPLIEKVSKRFLPDLLTNLAILFLLIYSMTFGYQVVASHSGIRHFQWFNQNLNIVFALDGFSLFMLFAIYLVSFGVTLFSIDYMEHYGSKGIFYALFMIMVGGMSGLVLATDLFTIYVFLEVAAISSYGLVAYGLKHDELEASFKYLALSAVATAFLLLGIALIFSITGSLKLGDIAERFFKEDAKFIMYICTGFFIFGFGLKAALVPFHSWLPDAHPSAPAPISAMLSGLLIKVSGVYALTRIFLNVFGLTPAVSTVLMYLGIISILVGAVLALGQDDIKRMLAYSSISQVGYIILGFGAGTSFAIMGALFHILNHALAKGLLFLNSGSVEHSTGTRDLNKMGGLGKRMPITAATTVVGSLSVAGVPPLNGFWSKLFIIIGLLQARAYGFAFVAVLASIITLWYYIIIQRRAFFGKLKETLQNVKEVPFWMALSTLLIALVCIIIGIGFPVVISKWITPAVNILEYGIRYAMQYLRL
- a CDS encoding NADH-quinone oxidoreductase subunit L, which encodes MNIETITLLTIFVPIIGSLTIPVAGLISKSFRSVWSVLIALATAILPLLLLPFAFNGGQHIFGRPLVMGLDFYLVVDGLSVFMSIVSSFIGMLIVLYSIGYIAHEENQSEYYLMVLLFIGSMMGLVYSANLIFMYLFWEITAICSWRLVGFYRDKIHILRADKTFLVTFGGAVIMLFGFIQIYNQTQSFNIMDMRGTLVPGSAVLLILFGMFAKSATVPIQTWLPDAGVAPSTVTALLHAAVLVKIGVYAYARIFNYTFAIPEGWQTAIPILAVISSLVAAGAATVENDLKRILAYSTVSQIGYIFLGLSVMEPTAVTGAILYLLMHGLAKAGLFLCAGIIEHNTHTKDIRQLGGLIKTMPITAIVFIISAFSVIGIPPLGGFFSKFLVILGTVKSGNLWLAALALFTAVMTAFYMFRVFNMVFLGEAKIPAKEGTNSMLFVVIVLAILSLLAGIFIAYPMKLADIATTQILRLGL